Proteins encoded together in one Mycobacterium sp. MS1601 window:
- a CDS encoding amidohydrolase family protein, giving the protein MSERWLLIENGTVIDGDANPPIPDCAVLVRNARIVKMGSVDVETDIPRGATLTRIDARGKTVMPGLIDVHCHMTYGLARTEEEISIYTPPELRTLIAAANVEKVLSAGVTSFSQPGGSYFIGVGLREGIKRGLVHGPRMTSAGRYLTTSNGLTDWFPDATGNPESSIGKLTNTADAMKDEIRRQAKAGVDLIKLADSPYGDFQAFTNDELKMCADLAHQLGLKITIHARGDGEMNAAVNAGFDHIMHGNYMSDATIENLAASGIPLAPTQLFMHHIVEFAEISRNRPSIVEATKRMNDATQETLHRAHAAGVKFAMGTDSGFATVPYGVWHARELEMLMLYTGMTSLEAIQAGTKHGANAVNLPDDVGVLEEGRLADILIVDGDPVADIRVLYQPGKVETVILNGEVQTFPDDIRDRFMRNDYLPHEYGWEVLSYERVYHGAPQPKTQLDWTSEQRHDVVNDVRKSEKLGALAAAGTAANLNGEGPAAE; this is encoded by the coding sequence ATGAGTGAGCGTTGGTTGTTGATCGAGAACGGCACCGTCATCGACGGGGACGCCAACCCACCGATCCCCGACTGCGCGGTATTGGTGCGTAATGCGCGGATTGTGAAAATGGGGTCGGTGGATGTCGAGACCGACATCCCCCGCGGGGCCACCCTGACCCGGATTGATGCCCGCGGCAAAACGGTGATGCCCGGCCTGATCGATGTGCACTGCCACATGACCTACGGCCTGGCCCGCACCGAAGAAGAGATCTCGATCTATACCCCACCAGAGCTGCGGACCCTGATCGCCGCCGCGAACGTCGAAAAAGTGTTGTCGGCGGGGGTGACGTCGTTTTCCCAGCCGGGCGGGAGCTACTTCATCGGGGTCGGGCTGCGCGAAGGCATCAAACGCGGACTGGTGCACGGCCCACGGATGACCTCGGCCGGCCGCTATCTGACCACCAGCAATGGGTTGACCGACTGGTTTCCCGATGCGACCGGCAACCCGGAATCCAGTATCGGGAAGTTGACCAATACCGCGGATGCGATGAAAGACGAGATCCGCCGCCAGGCCAAGGCCGGGGTGGATCTGATCAAACTGGCGGATTCTCCGTATGGGGATTTTCAGGCGTTCACCAATGATGAGTTGAAGATGTGCGCCGACCTCGCTCATCAACTCGGACTCAAGATCACCATCCACGCCCGCGGTGACGGCGAGATGAACGCCGCGGTCAACGCCGGGTTCGATCACATCATGCACGGCAATTACATGTCTGATGCCACCATCGAGAACCTCGCGGCGAGTGGGATTCCGTTGGCGCCGACGCAGTTGTTCATGCATCACATCGTGGAGTTCGCCGAGATCTCCCGGAATCGTCCCTCGATTGTGGAGGCGACGAAGCGGATGAACGACGCCACCCAGGAAACCCTGCACCGCGCCCACGCCGCCGGCGTGAAATTCGCCATGGGCACCGACAGTGGTTTTGCGACGGTGCCGTACGGGGTGTGGCACGCCCGCGAACTCGAAATGCTCATGCTCTACACCGGCATGACCAGCCTGGAAGCCATCCAAGCCGGCACCAAACACGGTGCGAATGCCGTGAACCTGCCTGATGACGTGGGTGTCCTGGAAGAAGGCAGGCTCGCCGACATCCTCATCGTCGATGGGGATCCGGTGGCCGATATCCGGGTCCTATATCAACCCGGGAAGGTTGAGACGGTGATCCTCAACGGGGAGGTGCAGACCTTCCCGGACGACATCCGCGACCGCTTTATGCGTAATGATTATCTGCCGCATGAGTACGGCTGGGAAGTGTTGTCCTACGAGCGGGTCTACCACGGCGCTCCGCAACCCAAGACGCAGTTGGATTGGACCTCCGAGCAACGCCACGACGTCGTCAACGACGTCCGCAAATCCGAAAAACTCGGAGCGCTCGCCGCCGCCGGTACCGCCGCCAACCTCAACGGGGAAGGCCCTGCAGCAGAATGA
- a CDS encoding ABC transporter substrate-binding protein gives MGVLLAGCAEGGNQAGGSGGGAPGDEIVFGQMLGVTGDYAPWASSTIEPAQMAIDEINAEGGVMGTPVRLITEDTRSTVDGAVSGFSKLTTSSGITVLGSLESDGQVALFDQIQQRQLPNICPSCGTPFLDERGGEYSFRITASDSDAGLIVAQVARDSGVKKLGMIVQNTEGASGPAEVAREAFERTGGEVNYVTIEPGASSYNSEIARALEGNPDALYVAAGIEAGIPILREIDRRGYDVPIFVSPDLITNEIAAMPNADQLQAVLTAFDTESPAYKSFAERWMEKSGHAPEPGMYDANNYDQYILFALAMEAAQSTDGPAVASKIIDVASAPGTKVYSFKEGKEALARGEDIDYDGASSSLDLNEYGNLLSPVLSKMTVQDGEWVVGESVDVDPSLRP, from the coding sequence GTGGGAGTTTTACTGGCGGGCTGTGCCGAAGGTGGCAACCAGGCCGGCGGCAGTGGGGGAGGAGCGCCGGGCGACGAGATCGTCTTCGGCCAGATGCTCGGTGTCACTGGTGATTACGCACCGTGGGCCAGCTCCACCATCGAACCGGCCCAGATGGCCATCGACGAGATCAACGCCGAAGGCGGCGTGATGGGCACCCCGGTGCGGCTCATCACCGAGGACACGCGCTCCACAGTCGACGGCGCGGTGTCGGGCTTCTCGAAGCTCACCACCTCCAGCGGCATCACAGTGCTCGGCAGCCTGGAGTCGGACGGCCAGGTGGCGTTGTTCGACCAGATCCAGCAGCGTCAGTTGCCCAATATCTGCCCGTCCTGCGGTACGCCCTTCCTGGACGAACGAGGAGGCGAATACTCCTTCCGCATCACGGCTTCCGACAGTGACGCCGGCCTGATCGTGGCGCAGGTGGCCCGCGACAGTGGCGTGAAGAAGCTCGGCATGATCGTGCAGAACACCGAGGGTGCCTCGGGTCCCGCCGAGGTGGCTCGCGAGGCGTTCGAGCGCACCGGTGGAGAGGTCAATTACGTCACCATCGAGCCGGGCGCGTCGTCGTACAACAGTGAGATCGCCCGCGCCCTCGAAGGAAACCCTGACGCGCTCTATGTCGCTGCCGGTATCGAGGCCGGTATCCCGATCCTGCGTGAGATCGACCGCCGCGGCTACGACGTACCGATCTTCGTCTCGCCCGACCTGATCACCAACGAGATCGCGGCAATGCCGAATGCCGATCAGCTGCAAGCGGTTTTGACTGCGTTCGACACCGAGTCTCCTGCGTACAAGTCCTTCGCCGAGCGGTGGATGGAGAAGAGCGGCCACGCCCCTGAGCCAGGTATGTACGATGCCAACAACTACGACCAGTACATCCTGTTCGCGTTGGCCATGGAAGCGGCGCAGTCCACCGACGGCCCGGCAGTGGCTTCCAAGATCATCGACGTGGCCAGCGCTCCCGGCACCAAGGTCTACTCCTTCAAGGAAGGCAAGGAAGCCCTGGCCCGCGGCGAGGACATCGACTACGACGGCGCCTCCAGCTCGCTGGACCTCAACGAGTACGGCAACCTGCTCTCGCCCGTGCTGTCCAAGATGACCGTGCAGGACGGCGAATGGGTGGTCGGCGAATCCGTCGACGTCGACCCCTCGCTGCG
- a CDS encoding fumarylacetoacetate hydrolase family protein, translating to MKYVHFRHGNQWAVGQLTDDNTILEVHSSDPTLGVLALVEEGSVAAAPRRGQTHHVDDVELGAPFPLPRRNIFCVGKNYREHAAEFAGSGYDSGAAQVIPKFPIIFTKAPSSVTGPDTRVTVSENLSHELDYEAELAVIIGTGGRHITKEKALEHVWGYTLVNDLTARDLQRDHQQWFLGKSPDNFAPMGPWAVTKDEINLDDTVITCTVNGELRQKANTADLIFDIPTLIHTISAVMTLQPGDIIATGTPAGVGIGFLPPQFLADGDLVEVTATGLGTLRTRIQFE from the coding sequence ATGAAATACGTCCACTTCCGCCACGGCAACCAGTGGGCCGTCGGCCAGCTCACCGACGACAACACCATCCTCGAAGTGCACAGCAGCGATCCCACCCTGGGTGTGCTGGCACTCGTCGAAGAAGGCAGCGTCGCTGCCGCGCCACGGCGCGGTCAGACCCACCACGTCGACGACGTGGAACTCGGTGCGCCGTTCCCGCTGCCGCGGCGCAACATCTTCTGCGTCGGCAAAAACTACCGTGAGCACGCCGCCGAATTCGCCGGCAGCGGCTACGATTCCGGCGCCGCCCAGGTGATCCCGAAGTTCCCGATCATCTTCACCAAAGCCCCCTCGTCGGTCACCGGCCCTGATACCCGCGTCACCGTCTCCGAAAACCTCAGCCACGAATTGGACTACGAAGCAGAACTCGCCGTCATCATCGGCACCGGCGGCCGCCACATCACCAAAGAGAAAGCCCTGGAACATGTCTGGGGATACACCCTGGTCAACGATCTAACCGCCCGAGACCTACAACGCGACCATCAACAGTGGTTCCTCGGCAAATCCCCCGACAACTTCGCACCCATGGGGCCGTGGGCCGTGACCAAAGACGAGATCAACCTCGACGATACGGTCATCACGTGCACCGTCAACGGTGAACTGCGGCAGAAGGCCAACACCGCCGACCTGATCTTCGACATCCCCACCCTCATCCACACCATCTCCGCCGTCATGACCCTTCAACCCGGCGACATCATCGCCACCGGCACACCCGCCGGCGTCGGCATCGGCTTCCTGCCGCCGCAGTTCCTCGCCGACGGAGATCTGGTGGAGGTGACCGCAACCGGCCTAGGCACCCTCCGCACCCGGATCCAATTCGAGTGA